A stretch of Triticum aestivum cultivar Chinese Spring chromosome 1D, IWGSC CS RefSeq v2.1, whole genome shotgun sequence DNA encodes these proteins:
- the LOC123182557 gene encoding TNF receptor-associated factor homolog 1a isoform X1: MAGASATDDSSASTAGMRDDDRSLSGESLSEWRSCDQGESGSPSTSPPFWDTDYDDDDPAGPKPSELYGRHTWRIENFSKEKKREMKSEPFEAGGYKWYILVYPQGCDVSNHLSLFLCVANHDKLLPGWSHFAQFTIAVGNMDPKKIKYSDTLHRFWKKEHDWGWKKFMELSKIQDGFLVDDVLEIIAQVQVIREKVDRPFRCLDRPYRRELLRVYTTNIEQIYRRFIEERRNKLTKLIEDKIRWSSFRAFWSAIDPRTRHRMSREKTDIILKVLVKHFFVEKEVTSTLVMDSLYTGLKALEYQSMGKKGRTKIAELDELPAPMVNVDMDIFVLAGDVITLLERAALEPLPCQPVSPKDDKCSQSRMKDGSSGEVNKISMEREERRLTELGRKILETFVLSHIFSGIEVAYQEAVALKRQEELIREEEAAGLENETKGKRGGGANEKDKRAKKKQAKQKKNNRKVKDKEREDKSEARILERLNDEITVDDSDGLPSKQAEEVALKVGLTLEEGASDGPDHLDSSRPMNGKRVSSMEANSSAFSADSTAMNGIHSKINNLPDSRNHVSPNRGKNQRNKGISIISYAEEDDCLPSSSVTGSSDRNSSGCGTAPKLDRDTVLLTLKDRLRELGQRLHEKNIEGRKLFKAHFEAMENQTKTNGSSSSSSTEKPPDVLKSPEHSPEVTNDVKANGTANKEVPLANGVPEEAVSGMPATTSTEAVPVKAPTRTKVDPVSNKDHGSSLTPQPIRAPPNSSKSTPTDTDKDVPLPSRSPRINRAAPAPPKSPPTDKATPVRPKSPPAEKATPVPPKSPPTHKATPVPPKSPPTDKAIPVTPKSPLTDKATSVPPKSPAAAKAAVVPLKSPATDKANLVPLKSPSAGKSSLVVPITPPSAKDAGTPSRSLQVDKSIPAPPRLPQVDKAAPLPSASPQTSSTTYSEAREETTPIKVTSTRVSEVAVTTSRPSSAPVFPTPRTTVPATPQVQVSTLLSRSASEAAVRSGNDPSPSAPAYVPQTYRNAILGKAGLGTSSSILSYQSTSLGQATALSQPLSTYASTASLMMPPAGRNDQLLSARHGFKSGLGNSDTLDSWQPWKGDSSINNHLWRDDSPYQRTTNGHAYQQTWKDDAYHQTRGTETENFSRFGGLQPPRQAPVSFVMQQPQAPVAEEYQHLDIINDLLDEGQSNGSKAEPMRHDYHAYGLPFSLRGNIADSEMASVSSPGRFSRGNLADLDMASLSSSRRFSRGNLVDSEMSSVGSPGRFSRGSLADPEMLASVSSPSRFNSTDRYYDDGFSRAYDMSPLQGQGTREIQFSSLDGYSTNGGLSDMSTSKPWLYGGHSPVNPSSMNLGSLSTNGFPQHHHQMGDYSSNLASGVNGVGSAAAAYRRQANNGRW, from the exons ATGGCTGGTGCCTCAGCAACCGATGATTCTTCTGCGAGCACGGCTGGGATGAGGGATGACGATCGCAGCCTGTCCGGCGAGTCCTTGTCCGAGTGGCGGTCCTGCGACCAGGGCGAGAGCGGAAGCCCTTCAACGTCCCCGCCATTTTGGGACACCGATTACGACGATGATGATCCTG CAGGCCCTAAACCTTCAGAATTATACGGTCGGCATACTTGGAggattgagaatttttccaaggagaagaagagagAGATGAAAAGTGAGCCGTTTGAGGCTGGTGGTTACAAATG GTATATACTTGTATACCCTCAAGGATGTGATGTCTCCAATCACTTGTCATTGTTTCTTTGTGTTGCTAACCATGACAAACTCCTCCCAG GATGGAGCCATTTTGCACAGTTCACTATAGCTGTAGGCAATATGGATCCTAAGAAAATTAAATACTCAG ACACTTTGCATAGGTTCTGGAAGAAGGAGCATGATTGGGGATGGAAAAAGTTTATGGAGTTGTCAAAGATTCAGGATGGTTTTCTCGTGGACGATGTTCTTGAAATAATTGCTCAAGTTCAAGTTATCAG GGAGAAAGTGGACAGACCATTTCGTTGCCTTGATCGTCCTTACCGAAGAGAATTGCTCCGTGTCTATACGACCAATATAGAACAAATTTACCGACGTTTTATCGAGGAACGAAGAAATAAACTTACCAAGCTCATTGAGGACAAAATTAGATGGTCCAG TTTTCGTGCATTCTGGTCAGCAATTGACCCAAGAACCAGGCACCGTATGTCCAGAGAGAAGACTGATATCATACTTAAAGTACTGGTGAAGCATTTCTTTGTAGAGAAAGAGGTTACTTCAACATTAGTGATGGACTCTTTGTATACGGGTCTGAAGGCACTCGAATACCAGAGCATGGGCAAGAAAGGGAGAACAAAAATAGCAGAATTGGATGAACTACCTGCACCCATGGTCAATGTTGATATGGACATATTTGTTTTAGCTGGTGATGTTATAACTTTACTTGAGAGAGCAGCGTTGGAACCCTTGCCTTGTCAACCAGTATCTCCGAAGGATGACAAATGTTCCCAGAGCCGCATGAAG GATGGTAGTTCCGGCGAGGTTAACAAAATCTCTATGGAGCGTGAAGAAAGACGCCTAACTGAGCTTGGGCGGAAGATACTTGAAACATTTGTGCTATCTCACATATTTAG TGGAATTGAAGTTGCATACCAAGAAGCTGTTGCTTTGAAGAGGCAAGAAGAGCTAATCCGTGAGGAGGAAGCAGCGGGACTTGAAAATGAGACGAAGGGAAAGCGTGGCGGTGGTGCGAACGAAAAGGACAAGCGTGCAAAGAAAAAACAG gccaaacaaaagaagaacaaccGTAAGGTTAAAGACAAGGAAAGAGAAGATAAATCTGAAGCAAGAATTCTGGAAAGACTTAATGACGAAATCACAGTTGATGATAGTGATGGCTTACCATCTAAGCAGGCAGAAGAAGTGGCACTGAAGGTTGGCCTTACCTTGGAAGAAGGTGCTTCAGATGGGCCAGATCATTTGGACAGTTCTAGACCTATGAATGGAAAGAGAGTCTCCTCTATGGAGGCCAACTCATCAGCATTTTCAGCTGATTCTACTGCTATGAATGGTATTCACAGCAAAATAAACAATTTGCCAGACAGCAGAAATCACGTGTCACCAAATAG AGGGAAAAATCAGCGTAACAAGGGCATAAGCATTATCAGTTATGCCGAAGAAGACGATTGCCTTCCCTCCTCCAGTGTTACTGGTAGTTCAGATCGCAATAGTTCTGGCTGTGGCACTGCTCCAAAATTGGACCGGGATACAGTTCTACTCACCTTGAAAGATAGACTTCGTGAGCTGGGGCAGCGTCTCCATGAG AAAAACATTGAGGGGAGAAAACTTTTCAAAGCTCACTTTGAAGCAATGGAAAATCAAACAAAGACAAATGGATCATCCTCATCCAGTTCTACGGAGAAGCCACCTGATGTTCTGAAGAGCCCGGAACATTCCCCTGAAGTTACGAATGATGTAAAAGCCAATGGAACAGCCAATAAGGAGGTCCCTCTGGCCAATGGTGTGCCAGAAGAAGCTGTTTCAGGCATGCCAGCCACCACGAGTACTGAAGCTGTGCCTGTTAAGGCCCCTACCAGAACAAAGGTTGACCCAGTTTCAAACAAAGATCATGGATCAAGTTTGACACCGCAACCAATTAGAGCACCTCCGAATAGCTCAAAATCAACTCCAACTGATACAGATAAAGATGTTCCTCTGCCTTCAAGATCGCCACGAATCAATAGAGCTGCTCCAGCTCCCCCCAAATCACCTCCAACTGATAAAGCTACACCAGTTCGTCCGAAATCTCCACCAGCTGAAAAAGCTACCCCAGTTCCCCCAAAATCTCCGCCAACTCATAAAGCTACTCCAGTTCCTCCAAAATCTCCGCCAACTGATAAAGCTATTCCAGTTACTCCAAAATCTCCACTGACTGATAAAGCTACTTCAGTTCCTCCAAAATCTCCAGCAGCTGCTAAAGCTGCTGTGGTTCCTCTGAAATCTCCAGCGACCGATAAAGCTAATCTGGTACCTCTAAAATCTCCATCAGCTGGTAAATCTTCTCTAGTTGTACCCATAACACCACCATCTGCTAAGGATGCTGGCACTCCTTCAAGATCACTGCAAGTTGATAAATCCATACCAGCGCCGCCAAGACTACCACAAGTTGATAAAGCTGCTCCACTTCCCTCAGCATCGCCACAAACTTCTTCCACCACTTATTCAGAAGCTCGGGAAGAGACTACTCCTATAAAGGTCACATCCACCAGAGTTTCTGAGGTTGCTGTCACAACATCAAGGCCTTCAAGTGCCCCTGTATTCCCTACACCAAGAACAACTGTACCAGCTACCCCACAAGTTCAAGTTTCTACATTGCTTTCGCGCTCAGCGAGTGAAGCAGCTGTAAGATCAGGAAATGATCCTTCCCCTTCTGCCCCAGCGTATGTTCCACAGACCTACCGTAATGCCATCCTTGGTAAGGCTGGTCTGGGTACATCCTCTTCAATTCTTTCATATCAGTCAACTTCCCTGGGACAAGCTACTGCACTTTCGCAGCCGCTATCAACATATGCATCAACTGCGTCATTAATGATGCCTCCTGCTGGGAGGAATGATCAGTTGTTGTCAGCTAGGCATGGATTTAAATCTGGGTTGGGGAATTCAGATACACTTGATAGTTGGCAACCATGGAAAGGTGATAGTAGCATCAACAATCATCTCTGGAGGGACGATTCCCCTTACCAACGGACGACAAATGGTCACGCATATCAACAAACTTGGAAAGATGATGCTTATCATCAGACACGGGGCACTGAGACAGAAAACTTCAGCAGGTTTGGAGGATTGCAACCACCTAGACAGGCTCCTGTCAGTTTTGTCATGCAGCAGCCACAGGCGCCCGTGGCTGAAGAATATCAGCACCTTGACATCATCAATGATTTGCTCGACGAGGGACAGAGCAATGGCAGCAAGGCAGAGCCTATGCGCCATGATTACCATGCTTATGGTCTGCCATTTTCGCTGAGGGGCAACATAGCAGATTCGGAAATGGCTTCTGTTAGCAGTCCCGGGCGGTTTAGCAGAGGCAACTTGGCAGATTTGGATATGGCCTCTCTCAGTAGTTCCAGGCGGTTTAGCAGAGGAAACTTGGTAGATTCTGAGATGTCTTCTGTGGGTAGTCCTGGGCGGTTTAGCAGAGGCAGCCTGGCAGATCCGGAGATGCTGGCTTCTGTCAGCAGCCCCAGTCGGTTTAATTCCACCGACCGGTACTACGACGATGGGTTCTCGAGGGCCTACGACATGAGCCCTCTCCAGGGCCAGGGGACAAGGGAGATACAGTTCTCCTCGCTGGATGGATACTCCACCAATGGTGGTCTGTCTGACATGAGCACATCAAAGCCTTGGCTGTATGGCGGGCATAGCCCCGTCAATCCGTCGTCGATGAATCTCGGATCGTTGAGCACAAATGGGTTCCCACAGCACCACCACCAGATGGGGGACTACAGCAGCAACCTGGCTAGCGGGGTGAACGGTGTGGGCTCCGCCGCAGCCGCGTATCGGCGCCAGGCCAACAACGGGCGCTGGTGA
- the LOC123182557 gene encoding TNF receptor-associated factor homolog 1a isoform X2 — MAGASATDDSSASTAGMRDDDRSLSGESLSEWRSCDQGESGSPSTSPPFWDTDYDDDDPGPKPSELYGRHTWRIENFSKEKKREMKSEPFEAGGYKWYILVYPQGCDVSNHLSLFLCVANHDKLLPGWSHFAQFTIAVGNMDPKKIKYSDTLHRFWKKEHDWGWKKFMELSKIQDGFLVDDVLEIIAQVQVIREKVDRPFRCLDRPYRRELLRVYTTNIEQIYRRFIEERRNKLTKLIEDKIRWSSFRAFWSAIDPRTRHRMSREKTDIILKVLVKHFFVEKEVTSTLVMDSLYTGLKALEYQSMGKKGRTKIAELDELPAPMVNVDMDIFVLAGDVITLLERAALEPLPCQPVSPKDDKCSQSRMKDGSSGEVNKISMEREERRLTELGRKILETFVLSHIFSGIEVAYQEAVALKRQEELIREEEAAGLENETKGKRGGGANEKDKRAKKKQAKQKKNNRKVKDKEREDKSEARILERLNDEITVDDSDGLPSKQAEEVALKVGLTLEEGASDGPDHLDSSRPMNGKRVSSMEANSSAFSADSTAMNGIHSKINNLPDSRNHVSPNRGKNQRNKGISIISYAEEDDCLPSSSVTGSSDRNSSGCGTAPKLDRDTVLLTLKDRLRELGQRLHEKNIEGRKLFKAHFEAMENQTKTNGSSSSSSTEKPPDVLKSPEHSPEVTNDVKANGTANKEVPLANGVPEEAVSGMPATTSTEAVPVKAPTRTKVDPVSNKDHGSSLTPQPIRAPPNSSKSTPTDTDKDVPLPSRSPRINRAAPAPPKSPPTDKATPVRPKSPPAEKATPVPPKSPPTHKATPVPPKSPPTDKAIPVTPKSPLTDKATSVPPKSPAAAKAAVVPLKSPATDKANLVPLKSPSAGKSSLVVPITPPSAKDAGTPSRSLQVDKSIPAPPRLPQVDKAAPLPSASPQTSSTTYSEAREETTPIKVTSTRVSEVAVTTSRPSSAPVFPTPRTTVPATPQVQVSTLLSRSASEAAVRSGNDPSPSAPAYVPQTYRNAILGKAGLGTSSSILSYQSTSLGQATALSQPLSTYASTASLMMPPAGRNDQLLSARHGFKSGLGNSDTLDSWQPWKGDSSINNHLWRDDSPYQRTTNGHAYQQTWKDDAYHQTRGTETENFSRFGGLQPPRQAPVSFVMQQPQAPVAEEYQHLDIINDLLDEGQSNGSKAEPMRHDYHAYGLPFSLRGNIADSEMASVSSPGRFSRGNLADLDMASLSSSRRFSRGNLVDSEMSSVGSPGRFSRGSLADPEMLASVSSPSRFNSTDRYYDDGFSRAYDMSPLQGQGTREIQFSSLDGYSTNGGLSDMSTSKPWLYGGHSPVNPSSMNLGSLSTNGFPQHHHQMGDYSSNLASGVNGVGSAAAAYRRQANNGRW; from the exons ATGGCTGGTGCCTCAGCAACCGATGATTCTTCTGCGAGCACGGCTGGGATGAGGGATGACGATCGCAGCCTGTCCGGCGAGTCCTTGTCCGAGTGGCGGTCCTGCGACCAGGGCGAGAGCGGAAGCCCTTCAACGTCCCCGCCATTTTGGGACACCGATTACGACGATGATGATCCTG GCCCTAAACCTTCAGAATTATACGGTCGGCATACTTGGAggattgagaatttttccaaggagaagaagagagAGATGAAAAGTGAGCCGTTTGAGGCTGGTGGTTACAAATG GTATATACTTGTATACCCTCAAGGATGTGATGTCTCCAATCACTTGTCATTGTTTCTTTGTGTTGCTAACCATGACAAACTCCTCCCAG GATGGAGCCATTTTGCACAGTTCACTATAGCTGTAGGCAATATGGATCCTAAGAAAATTAAATACTCAG ACACTTTGCATAGGTTCTGGAAGAAGGAGCATGATTGGGGATGGAAAAAGTTTATGGAGTTGTCAAAGATTCAGGATGGTTTTCTCGTGGACGATGTTCTTGAAATAATTGCTCAAGTTCAAGTTATCAG GGAGAAAGTGGACAGACCATTTCGTTGCCTTGATCGTCCTTACCGAAGAGAATTGCTCCGTGTCTATACGACCAATATAGAACAAATTTACCGACGTTTTATCGAGGAACGAAGAAATAAACTTACCAAGCTCATTGAGGACAAAATTAGATGGTCCAG TTTTCGTGCATTCTGGTCAGCAATTGACCCAAGAACCAGGCACCGTATGTCCAGAGAGAAGACTGATATCATACTTAAAGTACTGGTGAAGCATTTCTTTGTAGAGAAAGAGGTTACTTCAACATTAGTGATGGACTCTTTGTATACGGGTCTGAAGGCACTCGAATACCAGAGCATGGGCAAGAAAGGGAGAACAAAAATAGCAGAATTGGATGAACTACCTGCACCCATGGTCAATGTTGATATGGACATATTTGTTTTAGCTGGTGATGTTATAACTTTACTTGAGAGAGCAGCGTTGGAACCCTTGCCTTGTCAACCAGTATCTCCGAAGGATGACAAATGTTCCCAGAGCCGCATGAAG GATGGTAGTTCCGGCGAGGTTAACAAAATCTCTATGGAGCGTGAAGAAAGACGCCTAACTGAGCTTGGGCGGAAGATACTTGAAACATTTGTGCTATCTCACATATTTAG TGGAATTGAAGTTGCATACCAAGAAGCTGTTGCTTTGAAGAGGCAAGAAGAGCTAATCCGTGAGGAGGAAGCAGCGGGACTTGAAAATGAGACGAAGGGAAAGCGTGGCGGTGGTGCGAACGAAAAGGACAAGCGTGCAAAGAAAAAACAG gccaaacaaaagaagaacaaccGTAAGGTTAAAGACAAGGAAAGAGAAGATAAATCTGAAGCAAGAATTCTGGAAAGACTTAATGACGAAATCACAGTTGATGATAGTGATGGCTTACCATCTAAGCAGGCAGAAGAAGTGGCACTGAAGGTTGGCCTTACCTTGGAAGAAGGTGCTTCAGATGGGCCAGATCATTTGGACAGTTCTAGACCTATGAATGGAAAGAGAGTCTCCTCTATGGAGGCCAACTCATCAGCATTTTCAGCTGATTCTACTGCTATGAATGGTATTCACAGCAAAATAAACAATTTGCCAGACAGCAGAAATCACGTGTCACCAAATAG AGGGAAAAATCAGCGTAACAAGGGCATAAGCATTATCAGTTATGCCGAAGAAGACGATTGCCTTCCCTCCTCCAGTGTTACTGGTAGTTCAGATCGCAATAGTTCTGGCTGTGGCACTGCTCCAAAATTGGACCGGGATACAGTTCTACTCACCTTGAAAGATAGACTTCGTGAGCTGGGGCAGCGTCTCCATGAG AAAAACATTGAGGGGAGAAAACTTTTCAAAGCTCACTTTGAAGCAATGGAAAATCAAACAAAGACAAATGGATCATCCTCATCCAGTTCTACGGAGAAGCCACCTGATGTTCTGAAGAGCCCGGAACATTCCCCTGAAGTTACGAATGATGTAAAAGCCAATGGAACAGCCAATAAGGAGGTCCCTCTGGCCAATGGTGTGCCAGAAGAAGCTGTTTCAGGCATGCCAGCCACCACGAGTACTGAAGCTGTGCCTGTTAAGGCCCCTACCAGAACAAAGGTTGACCCAGTTTCAAACAAAGATCATGGATCAAGTTTGACACCGCAACCAATTAGAGCACCTCCGAATAGCTCAAAATCAACTCCAACTGATACAGATAAAGATGTTCCTCTGCCTTCAAGATCGCCACGAATCAATAGAGCTGCTCCAGCTCCCCCCAAATCACCTCCAACTGATAAAGCTACACCAGTTCGTCCGAAATCTCCACCAGCTGAAAAAGCTACCCCAGTTCCCCCAAAATCTCCGCCAACTCATAAAGCTACTCCAGTTCCTCCAAAATCTCCGCCAACTGATAAAGCTATTCCAGTTACTCCAAAATCTCCACTGACTGATAAAGCTACTTCAGTTCCTCCAAAATCTCCAGCAGCTGCTAAAGCTGCTGTGGTTCCTCTGAAATCTCCAGCGACCGATAAAGCTAATCTGGTACCTCTAAAATCTCCATCAGCTGGTAAATCTTCTCTAGTTGTACCCATAACACCACCATCTGCTAAGGATGCTGGCACTCCTTCAAGATCACTGCAAGTTGATAAATCCATACCAGCGCCGCCAAGACTACCACAAGTTGATAAAGCTGCTCCACTTCCCTCAGCATCGCCACAAACTTCTTCCACCACTTATTCAGAAGCTCGGGAAGAGACTACTCCTATAAAGGTCACATCCACCAGAGTTTCTGAGGTTGCTGTCACAACATCAAGGCCTTCAAGTGCCCCTGTATTCCCTACACCAAGAACAACTGTACCAGCTACCCCACAAGTTCAAGTTTCTACATTGCTTTCGCGCTCAGCGAGTGAAGCAGCTGTAAGATCAGGAAATGATCCTTCCCCTTCTGCCCCAGCGTATGTTCCACAGACCTACCGTAATGCCATCCTTGGTAAGGCTGGTCTGGGTACATCCTCTTCAATTCTTTCATATCAGTCAACTTCCCTGGGACAAGCTACTGCACTTTCGCAGCCGCTATCAACATATGCATCAACTGCGTCATTAATGATGCCTCCTGCTGGGAGGAATGATCAGTTGTTGTCAGCTAGGCATGGATTTAAATCTGGGTTGGGGAATTCAGATACACTTGATAGTTGGCAACCATGGAAAGGTGATAGTAGCATCAACAATCATCTCTGGAGGGACGATTCCCCTTACCAACGGACGACAAATGGTCACGCATATCAACAAACTTGGAAAGATGATGCTTATCATCAGACACGGGGCACTGAGACAGAAAACTTCAGCAGGTTTGGAGGATTGCAACCACCTAGACAGGCTCCTGTCAGTTTTGTCATGCAGCAGCCACAGGCGCCCGTGGCTGAAGAATATCAGCACCTTGACATCATCAATGATTTGCTCGACGAGGGACAGAGCAATGGCAGCAAGGCAGAGCCTATGCGCCATGATTACCATGCTTATGGTCTGCCATTTTCGCTGAGGGGCAACATAGCAGATTCGGAAATGGCTTCTGTTAGCAGTCCCGGGCGGTTTAGCAGAGGCAACTTGGCAGATTTGGATATGGCCTCTCTCAGTAGTTCCAGGCGGTTTAGCAGAGGAAACTTGGTAGATTCTGAGATGTCTTCTGTGGGTAGTCCTGGGCGGTTTAGCAGAGGCAGCCTGGCAGATCCGGAGATGCTGGCTTCTGTCAGCAGCCCCAGTCGGTTTAATTCCACCGACCGGTACTACGACGATGGGTTCTCGAGGGCCTACGACATGAGCCCTCTCCAGGGCCAGGGGACAAGGGAGATACAGTTCTCCTCGCTGGATGGATACTCCACCAATGGTGGTCTGTCTGACATGAGCACATCAAAGCCTTGGCTGTATGGCGGGCATAGCCCCGTCAATCCGTCGTCGATGAATCTCGGATCGTTGAGCACAAATGGGTTCCCACAGCACCACCACCAGATGGGGGACTACAGCAGCAACCTGGCTAGCGGGGTGAACGGTGTGGGCTCCGCCGCAGCCGCGTATCGGCGCCAGGCCAACAACGGGCGCTGGTGA